The following coding sequences are from one Sesamum indicum cultivar Zhongzhi No. 13 linkage group LG11, S_indicum_v1.0, whole genome shotgun sequence window:
- the LOC105173660 gene encoding photosystem II repair protein PSB27-H1, chloroplastic, translating to MASPTLITPTTTTTTSKPFIPVRSKVTVATATSTTASAVSLLPSRRDFLSLSALTLSLSPVSSALAASDEEYVKETEEVINKVRTTITLDKNDPNVATAVAELRETSNSWVAKYRREKTLLGRASFRDMYSALNAVSGHYISFGPTAPIPAKRKQRILEEMDTAEKALLRGR from the coding sequence ATGGCTTCCCCAACACTGATcacccccaccaccaccaccaccacctcgaAACCCTTCATACCCGTCAGATCAAAAGTTACTGTCGCCACCGCCACCTCCACCACTGCATCCGCAGTCTCACTCCTCCCAAGCCGCCGTGATTTTCTCTCCCTATCAGCCCTCACCCTATCCTTATCACCTGTTTCCTCAGCATTGGCAGCTTCCGACGAGGAATACGTAAAGGAGACAGAGGAGGTGATCAACAAGGTCAGAACTACCATCACCTTGGACAAGAATGACCCGAACGTCGCCACTGCAGTGGCGGAGCTTAGAGAAACATCCAACTCTTGGGTGGCTAAGTACCGGAGGGAGAAAACCCTCTTAGGCCGGGCCTCCTTCCGGGACATGTACTCAGCGCTCAACGCTGTTTCCGGCCACTACATCAGCTTTGGACCCACAGCTCCAATCCCAGCAAAGAGAAAGCAAAGAATCTTGGAAGAGATGGACACTGCCGAGAAAGCTCTACTGAGGGGACGATGA
- the LOC110012835 gene encoding uncharacterized protein LOC110012835: MASTSAVSMALPLARAGQKRQPSADAFLKPLPVRPSKVVSKPVGKFEVKASLKEKVVTGLTAAALTASMVVPDVAEAAVSPSLKNFLLSIAAGGVVLTAIVGAVIGVANFDPVKRS, from the coding sequence ATGGCTTCCACTTCTGCAGTATCCATGGCATTGCCGTTGGCCCGTGCTGGCCAAAAGAGGCAACCAAGTGCCGATGCCTTCCTCAAGCCGTTACCCGTCAGGCCATCCAAGGTTGTGTCGAAGCCAGTTGGGAAGTTTGAAGTCAAGGCCTCGTTGAAGGAGAAGGTCGTCACTGGATTGACAGCCGCCGCATTGACGGCTTCCATGGTCGTCCCCGACGTGGCTGAGGCGGCCGTCTCTCCGTCTCTGAAGAACTTCTTGCTCAGCATCGCGGCCGGAGGTGTTGTGCTGACAGCCATTGTTGGAGCTGTGATTGGTGTGGCCAACTTTGATCCTGTCAAGCGGAGCTGA
- the LOC105173661 gene encoding replication protein A 70 kDa DNA-binding subunit A isoform X2: METIIPDCDVIGNPKMFSEADSVPQKPAPDMPSGRPTSIKNNNVGVQTSALASFSHVKTSGFQNQGSNTQSFRPTVQPSYQPPPNYKNHGAIMRNEAPARIIPIAALNPYQGRWAIKARVTAKGDLRRYNNARGDGKVFSFDLLDSDGGEIRATCFNAVVDRFYDTIEVGKVYVISKGSLKPAQKNFNHLKNEWEIFLETASSVDLFPDEDASIPRQQFSFRPISEIQHTESNSILDVIGVVVTVNPSVPILRKNGMETQRRILNLKDQSGLSVELTLWGEFCNREGQQLQEMVETGNFPILAIKAGKVNDFTGKSVSTISATQLFINPDCSEANSLRDWFEHGGKEIASHSISREVMPGGSKNETRKTLAQIKDEGLGRSDKPDWITVKATISFIKTDNFCYTACPLMIGDRQCNKKVTKSGNSRWLCDRCNQEFEECDYRYLLQVQVQDHTGLTWVTAFQETGEEILGCSAKDLYLLKYEAENDVKFTEIIRNCLFTEFLLRLKIKEEIYGDEQRVKITVVKAEKVNYSEESRFLFDMIPKFQLR, from the coding sequence ATGGAAACAATTATTCCTGACTGTGATGTAATTGGCAACCCAAAAATGTTCTCCGAAGCTGATTCAGTGCCTCAAAAGCCAGCACCTGATATGCCTTCTGGACGAccaacatcaataaaaaataataatgttggTGTGCAAACTTCAGCACTCGCAAGCTTTAGCCATGTAAAAACTTCAGGTTTCCAGAATCAAGGCAGCAACACTCAGAGTTTCCGTCCCACTGTACAGCCATCATACCAACCTCctccaaattataaaaatcatggGGCAATCATGAGGAATGAGGCCCCAGCACGGATTATCCCTATTGCTGCTCTGAATCCTTATCAAGGTCGATGGGCCATCAAGGCACGAGTGACAGCAAAAGGAGATCTTCGACGGTACAACAATGCAAGAGGAGATGGGAAAGTATTCTCCTTTGATCTCCTAGACTCAGATGGAGGGGAAATCCGGGCAACATGCTTCAATGCCGTAGTTGACCGTTTTTATGATACTATTGAAGTTGGGAAAGTCTATGTGATATCTAAGGGTAGCTTGAAACCTGCCCAGAAGAATTTCAACCATCTGAAGAATGAGTGggaaatatttttggaaacgGCATCATCAGTGGATCTTTTTCCAGATGAAGATGCTTCAATACCAAGGCAACAGTTTTCATTTAGACCTATTAGTGAAATTCAACATACCGAAAGCAATTCTATACTGGATGTAATTGGTGTTGTAGTAACTGTAAATCCTTCTGTTCCTATCTTGAGAAAGAATGGAATGGAAACACAAAGGAGAATTCTGAACTTGAAGGATCAATCTGGGCTTAGTGTTGAGCTGACATTATGGGGAGAATTTTGCAACAGGGAAGGACAGCAGTTGCAGGAAATGGTAGAAACTGGTAACTTTCCCATTTTAGCTATCAAAGCTGGAAAGGTTAATGACTTCACTGGGAAGTCTGTCAGTACCATCTCCGCGACTCAGTTATTCATAAATCCAGACTGTTCCGAGGCTAACAGCTTAAGAGACTGGTTTGAGCACGGTGGAAAAGAGATTGCTTCTCATTCCATATCTAGAGAAGTTATGCCTGGTGGATCAAAGAATGAAACACGCAAGACTTTGGCACAGATAAAAGATGAAGGGCTTGGGAGGTCCGACAAGCCGGACTGGATCACAGTTAAGGCAACCATATCTTTCATTAAAACAGACAATTTCTGCTACACAGCTTGCCCGTTGATGATCGGTGACAGGCAGTGTAACAAGAAAGTGACTAAGTCAGGGAACTCTAGATGGCTATGTGATAGGTGTaatcaagaatttgaagaGTGTGATTACAGATACCTACTTCAAGTCCAGGTTCAGGATCATACTGGGTTGACATGGGTGACTGCTTTTCAGGAAACTGGTGAAGAGATATTGGGTTGCTCAGCCAAGGACTTATACCTGTTAAAATATGAAGCTGAAAATGATGTCAAATTTACTGAAATTATTCGGAATTGTCTTTTTACGGAGTTTCTCCTTAGGCTTAAAATCAAAGAGGAGATTTATGGTGATGAACAGAGGGTGAAAATCACAGTTGTGAAGGCAGAGAAGGTGAACTATTCTGAAGAAAGTAGATTTCTGTTTGACATGATCCCAAAGTTTCAATTGCGTTGA
- the LOC105173661 gene encoding replication protein A 70 kDa DNA-binding subunit A isoform X1 produces MPVNLTANAISAINGGDVNSKPLVQVLDIKLIGSTQERYRLLLSDSVATQHAMLATQLNDRVKTGGVRKGSVIQLIDYICSTVQNRKIIVVLNMETIIPDCDVIGNPKMFSEADSVPQKPAPDMPSGRPTSIKNNNVGVQTSALASFSHVKTSGFQNQGSNTQSFRPTVQPSYQPPPNYKNHGAIMRNEAPARIIPIAALNPYQGRWAIKARVTAKGDLRRYNNARGDGKVFSFDLLDSDGGEIRATCFNAVVDRFYDTIEVGKVYVISKGSLKPAQKNFNHLKNEWEIFLETASSVDLFPDEDASIPRQQFSFRPISEIQHTESNSILDVIGVVVTVNPSVPILRKNGMETQRRILNLKDQSGLSVELTLWGEFCNREGQQLQEMVETGNFPILAIKAGKVNDFTGKSVSTISATQLFINPDCSEANSLRDWFEHGGKEIASHSISREVMPGGSKNETRKTLAQIKDEGLGRSDKPDWITVKATISFIKTDNFCYTACPLMIGDRQCNKKVTKSGNSRWLCDRCNQEFEECDYRYLLQVQVQDHTGLTWVTAFQETGEEILGCSAKDLYLLKYEAENDVKFTEIIRNCLFTEFLLRLKIKEEIYGDEQRVKITVVKAEKVNYSEESRFLFDMIPKFQLR; encoded by the exons ATGCCGGTGAATCTGACGGCGAACGCCATATCGGCGATAAACGGCGGCGACGTTAATTCGAAGCCACTGGTGCAGGTGTTGGACATCAAGCTCATTGGCTCCACGCAGGAGCGCTACCGCCTCCTCCTCTCCGATTCCGTGGCAACTCAGCACGCCATGCTCGCCACTCAGCTCAATGATCGGGTGAAGACCGGCGGAGTCCGCAAGGGATCGGTCATCCAGCTCATCGATTACATCTGCAGCACTGTCCAAAACCGCAA GATCATTGTGGTACTAAACATGGAAACAATTATTCCTGACTGTGATGTAATTGGCAACCCAAAAATGTTCTCCGAAGCTGATTCAGTGCCTCAAAAGCCAGCACCTGATATGCCTTCTGGACGAccaacatcaataaaaaataataatgttggTGTGCAAACTTCAGCACTCGCAAGCTTTAGCCATGTAAAAACTTCAGGTTTCCAGAATCAAGGCAGCAACACTCAGAGTTTCCGTCCCACTGTACAGCCATCATACCAACCTCctccaaattataaaaatcatggGGCAATCATGAGGAATGAGGCCCCAGCACGGATTATCCCTATTGCTGCTCTGAATCCTTATCAAGGTCGATGGGCCATCAAGGCACGAGTGACAGCAAAAGGAGATCTTCGACGGTACAACAATGCAAGAGGAGATGGGAAAGTATTCTCCTTTGATCTCCTAGACTCAGATGGAGGGGAAATCCGGGCAACATGCTTCAATGCCGTAGTTGACCGTTTTTATGATACTATTGAAGTTGGGAAAGTCTATGTGATATCTAAGGGTAGCTTGAAACCTGCCCAGAAGAATTTCAACCATCTGAAGAATGAGTGggaaatatttttggaaacgGCATCATCAGTGGATCTTTTTCCAGATGAAGATGCTTCAATACCAAGGCAACAGTTTTCATTTAGACCTATTAGTGAAATTCAACATACCGAAAGCAATTCTATACTGGATGTAATTGGTGTTGTAGTAACTGTAAATCCTTCTGTTCCTATCTTGAGAAAGAATGGAATGGAAACACAAAGGAGAATTCTGAACTTGAAGGATCAATCTGGGCTTAGTGTTGAGCTGACATTATGGGGAGAATTTTGCAACAGGGAAGGACAGCAGTTGCAGGAAATGGTAGAAACTGGTAACTTTCCCATTTTAGCTATCAAAGCTGGAAAGGTTAATGACTTCACTGGGAAGTCTGTCAGTACCATCTCCGCGACTCAGTTATTCATAAATCCAGACTGTTCCGAGGCTAACAGCTTAAGAGACTGGTTTGAGCACGGTGGAAAAGAGATTGCTTCTCATTCCATATCTAGAGAAGTTATGCCTGGTGGATCAAAGAATGAAACACGCAAGACTTTGGCACAGATAAAAGATGAAGGGCTTGGGAGGTCCGACAAGCCGGACTGGATCACAGTTAAGGCAACCATATCTTTCATTAAAACAGACAATTTCTGCTACACAGCTTGCCCGTTGATGATCGGTGACAGGCAGTGTAACAAGAAAGTGACTAAGTCAGGGAACTCTAGATGGCTATGTGATAGGTGTaatcaagaatttgaagaGTGTGATTACAGATACCTACTTCAAGTCCAGGTTCAGGATCATACTGGGTTGACATGGGTGACTGCTTTTCAGGAAACTGGTGAAGAGATATTGGGTTGCTCAGCCAAGGACTTATACCTGTTAAAATATGAAGCTGAAAATGATGTCAAATTTACTGAAATTATTCGGAATTGTCTTTTTACGGAGTTTCTCCTTAGGCTTAAAATCAAAGAGGAGATTTATGGTGATGAACAGAGGGTGAAAATCACAGTTGTGAAGGCAGAGAAGGTGAACTATTCTGAAGAAAGTAGATTTCTGTTTGACATGATCCCAAAGTTTCAATTGCGTTGA
- the LOC105173662 gene encoding 40S ribosomal protein S3-3-like gives MATQMSKKRKFVADGVFFAELNELLMRELAEDGYSGVEVRVTPMRTEIIIRATRTQNVLGEKGRRIRELTSVVQKRFKFPENSVELYAEKVNNRGLCAIAQAESLRYKLLGGLAVRRACYGVLRFVMESGAKGCEVIVSGKLRAQRAKSMKFKDGYMISSGQPVKEYIDSAVRHVLLRQGVLGIKVKIMLDWDPKGKQGPTTPLPDLVTIHPPKEEEFIRPTMVPAEVEVQA, from the exons ATGGCGACTCAGATGAGCAAGAAGCGAAAG TTTGTGGCTGATGGAGTGTTCTTTGCGGAGTTGAACGAGTTATTGATGCGTGAACTGGCGGAGGATGGATACTCTGGGGTAGAGGTTAGGGTTACTCCCATGAGGACTGAGATCATCATCCGCGCAACGCGCACCCAGAACGTTCTTG GGGAGAAGGGAAGGAGGATTAGGGAGCTAACTTCGGTGGTGCAGAAGAGGTTCAAGTTTCCTGAGAACAGTGTTGAATTGTATGCTGAGAAGGTTAACAACAGGGGGCTTTGCGCCATTGCCCAGGCCGAATCCCTCAGATACAAACTCCTTGGTGGCCTTGCCGTCAGGCG GGCATGCTATGGTGTTTTGCGATTTGTTATGGAGAGTGGAGCGAAGGGTTGCGAG GTGATAGTTAGTGGAAAGCTGAGGGCTCAGCGTGCTAAGTCCATGAAGTTCAAGGATGGATATATGATCTCTTCTGGTCAGCCAGTGAAGGAATACATCGATTCTGCTGTCAGACATGTGCTACTCAGACAG GGAGTGCTTGGCATCAAGGTTAAGATTATGCTCGACTGGGATCCAAAAGGAAAGCAAGGTCCGACTACTCCTCTTCCAGATCTAGTCACAATTCATCCTCCAAAGGAAGAAGAGTTTATCAGGCCAACCATGGTACCGGCTGAAGTTGAGGTGCAAGCGTAG
- the LOC105173664 gene encoding protein ELF4-LIKE 3, protein MEGDTFSGLGNGTQMDGKVLQSFQKSFVQVQNILDQNRLLINEINQNHESKIPDNLSRNVGLIRELNNNIRRVVDLYADLSTSFTKSMDASSEGDSSGGAYGKAGHKRHRPG, encoded by the coding sequence ATGGAGGGGGACACATTTTCAGGCCTTGGTAATGGCACACAGATGGATGGGAAGGTGTTGCAGAGTTTCCAGAAGAGCTTTGTTCAAGTCCAGAACATACTGGACCAGAACAGGCTGTTGATCAATGAGATCAATCAGAACCATGAGTCCAAGATTCCTGACAATTTGAGCAGAAATGTTGGTCTGATCAGAGAGCTGAACAACAATATCCGAAGGGTTGTTGATCTATATGCTGATCTTTCAACTTCTTTCACCAAGTCCATGGATGCTTCATCTGAGGGGGATTCAAGTGGTGGTGCTTATGGGAAAGCTGGCCACAAGAGGCATAGGCCTGGATAA